The nucleotide sequence TATATGGCCGCGCGTTACATCGCCGTGGATCGCTGCGCGTTGCGTGGTTACGTGTTGAATTGTTACTTGTTAAATTTCCGTGCGTAAGATTGTCTCGCGTTGAGTTGCTGCATTTTAAAGTATtgtacgttagattactacgcgtcagattactgcacgttagattactacgcgttagattactatatgatagattaccacgcgttaaattaccgaGTGCGTTAGATACTCACGCGTTACATTGCAACGCGTTAGATTGCTATGCGTAAAATTACTACGTGCTAGATTActgcacgttagattactacgcgtcagactactgcacgttagattactacgcgctagatcaccacgcgttagattaccgaGTGCGTTAGATACTCACGCGTTACATTGCAACGCGTTAGATTGCtatgcgttaaattactacgcgctagattactgcacgttagattactacgcgtcaaattactgcacgttagattactacgcgttaaatcaccataTGATAAATCACCATGCGTTAGACTACCGAGTGCATTAGATTCTCGCGCATTATATTACAACGCGTTCGATTACTGTACgctaaattactacgcgctagattactgcacattagattactacgcgttagattcctatacgttagatttctacgcattggaGTTTTAATCATTCGACTACAGCGCGGTGGATAACCACGCATTGGAACCCTAcgtgttaaatttccacgcgttagactaCTACCCGCTAGATTACCACATATCTGATTACTACTCGTTGAATTATTACaagctagattactacgcgttgcgttATTGCATACTAGATTACTCAGCGATAGATTACTATACATTGTACATATTTCTATGCATTATTTCAGCATACATTGAATTTCTAAGTGGTAGGTTCTTATAGATCCAAATGTATCCACATATCATACCATTATATattatcacataagcatatatataaattttcgagACTTACCGGATTAATTGCGCCAGCTTGAAATCCACCTTCAGGTCCTAGGTTGATGCTGGAAAAAGCAGTGTGTGCACCAGGAATAGAACCAGCGTCGCCAATGCGGTTTGTGGCGTCAAAAATCCTGCATAGagcatacatgtacacatattaaGAACATATGTAAGATAATTATTATTCtggtatatatactatataacaacaattatatCATCCTAATAAGCGAGTTTAAACGTACGCTTGTTGCTGCTCTTGAAGACGTTTGAAATTCTCCTCCATTTgcttttggaaatcttggaaattgTAACCAGGGAATGCAAAGGAGCTGTGGTCAAATGGTTGACCTGTAAAAAAATATAGGGATGTTAGAAATGTAGGTGTACTAAATTGGGACCATAGAGGGACTtaggaaaattttttatttgagaaTCTTGAAACTTCAGGACTTTGAAAAGTAATCCAAATATCAGTATAAGAAGAATCATCATAATCAAAAGTGGGTCTCAATCCACAAGAATTTGTGAAGCCTCCCCAAATCCTTCCCAAAGCAAGATGTGTAAACTTAAACCTAAAGTGCCTCAAAAGATGAAGATCTCATGATCTCACGTTCAACACCTCTCAGACCTgctatttcaaataattataacagtaacaaCCCTATCAATTTCCCAAAACTAAAATCATCACATCCACTTGATCACCCAGCAGACAAACAATCCCGAACTCTAGTGTCCTTTCACAAAACATTACCTCCTGGAAACTGGGGTATCTCCGGGTTAACCATATTTGGTTCGTTGGCCGTGTTGGCTATGTTGGCTAAGCTTTCACCAAATCCTCCGCCAAAACTAAAAGACATCGGATTGTTATAACTAGTATCGGAAGCTCCAGCGGTCGAAGAGGCAGAAGCAGAAGCCGAAGCGAACGCTCCAGCATCTGCAGCTCCTCCATCGTTCGATCCAGGCCCCTCAAAATTACCCGGAGTGGGTATGGAATTTGGGTTAGGTAAACCGTAATGATTGAAGAAATTGTATGGATTAAATGGCATGAAATCTCCGGGGTTGCCGAACGTAGGGAACGTGAAGGGTGGAAGGTTTACAGGATTTGTAGATATTATTAGAGTTGGATCTGACATAGGATTCTGTCCTGACATGGGATTCGGTTCTGACGTAGGATTCGGTCCTGTCGTAGGATTCGGTCCTGTCGTAGGACTCGGTCCTGACATGGGATTCGGTCCTGACGTAGGACTCGGTCCTGACATAGGCTTCTGAGTGGGCTCTTCAGGCATGTCTACCGATATCCCAAAATCATCATCGAATGGACCGAAGCGAGCATTGAACGAAGGCAATGGCGAGTCACTCGGCTTCTTCGGCGTCGTGGGTTTAGGCGTAGGTGTTTGTTTGGGCGAAGGTTTGCGAGGTGAATTGGACGTGGGAGCTCGTTTTGGCGATGCAGGTTTGTTAGGTGGAGAGGTCGACGGCTCCGACTCGTCCGATTCGTCATTTGGATCAGAGCTGGGCTTCCGTTTAGGCGACGCAGGCTTTCTAGTTGGTTTCGGTTGCTCTGATTTGGGAGGCTTATCGGAATCATCGGAAGGAGATCGTTTCGGTGAAGGCTTGTTAGAATTAGGAGTCTTAGGTTTGGGCCTGTTAGATGTGGGCCTAGGCTTAGGCTTGCTAGGTTTGGGCGTTGTGTCATCTTCTTCAGATTCTGGTTCAGGTTTTGTGTCATCATCTTCTTCAGACTCTGGCGCAGGTTTCGTGTCATCATCCTCTTCAGAGTCTGGTTTAGGTGTTGTGTCATCATCTTCTTCAGACTCTGGCTCAGGTGTTTTGTCATCCTCTTCGGAAGGCTTGTTAGACTTAGGAGCCTTAGGTTTGGTCGCTGGTTTGCGTGACTTGGGCTTATTAGACGGAGACTTAGGTTTAGGCTTGCTAGGTTTAGGCGTTGTGTCATCTTCTTCAGACTCCGGCTCAGGTTTTTCGTCATCATCCTCTTCAGAGTCTGGCTTGGGTGTCGTATCATCATCTTCCTCAGAGTCTGGCTTAGGTGTGCTATCTTCTTCAGAATCTGGCTCAGGTGCTTTGTCATCCTCATCTTCAGGAGGCTTGTTAGATTTAGGAGCCTTAGGTTTGGATGCTGGCTTGCGTGACTTGGGCTTATTAGATGGAGGCTTAGGTTTAGGCTTGTTAGGTTTGGGCGTTGTGTCATCTTCTTCAGAATCTGGCTTAGGTGTTGTGTCATCATCCTCTTCAGAATCTGGCTTAGGTGTCGTATCATCATCTTCTTCAGACTCTGGCTCAGGCGTTGAATCATTATCCTCTTCAGAAGGCTCGTCAGGCTTAGGAGCCTTAGGCTTGGACTTGGGTGACTTGGGCTTAGGTTTAGGCTTGCTAGGTTTAGGCGTTGTGTCCTCATCTTGTTCAGACTCTGACTCAGGTGTCGTGTCATCATCCTCTTCAGAATCTGGCTTAGGTGTTGTGCTATCTTCTTCAGAATCTGGCTCAGGCGTTACATCTGTATCCTCTTCAGAAGGCTCGCTAGGCTTAGGAGTCTTAGGTTTGGATGCTGGTTTGCGTGACTTGGGCTTATTAGATGGAGGCTTAGGTTTAGGCTTGCTAGGTTTGGGCGTTGTGTCTTCTTCAGACTCCGGCTCAGGTGTTTTGTCATCATCCTCTTCAGAGTCCGGCTTGGGTGTCGCATCATCTTCCTCAGAGTCTGGCTTAGGTGTTGTGCTGTCTTCTTCAGACTCTGGCTCAGGCGTTGAATCGTTATCCTCTTCAGAAGGCTCGTCAGGCTTAGGATCCTTAGGTTTGGACTTGGGTGACCTAGGCTTAGGTTTAGGCTTGCTAGGTTTAGGTGTTGTGTCCTCATCTTCTTCAGACTCTGGTTCAGGCGTTGAATCATTATCCTCTTCAGGCTCGTCAGGCTTAGGAGCCTTAGGCTTGGACTTGGGTGACTTGGGCTTAGGTTTAGGCTTGCTAGGTTTAGGCGTTGTGTCCTCATCTTCTTCAGACTCTGGCTTAGGTGTTGTGTCCTCGTCCTCTTCAGAGTCTGGCTTAGGTGTCGTGTCACTATCTTCTTCGCTATCTGGTTCAGGCGTAGTCTCACTATCTTCTGGGGAGTCTGGTTCGGGAGTAGTTGTAGGTGTCTTCGCTCGTCTCTTAGGCTTAGGAGGTTTGGTCGTGGGTTTAGGCGTCGTCTCCTCCGAATCCGGTGTCGCTTCCGTAGTTGGCTTTATTCGCCTCCTAGACTTAGGTTTGGGCGGGGTCGGAGCACTTGGCTTTGGAGTCGTGGAATCTGGTTTCTTCTTCTTGTTGCGCGGAGAGACCGTCGTAGGCTCCGTGGATTCGGTGGAGTCTGTTTCCTCTGTTTCCGTATCTTCTAAACTGTCAGTCTCCCGCTTCCACCGCGGCGGCCAGAAGGTCGGCGAAGGATCCATGGCAGACTTGATGGAATCTGCTTCCTCTCTTTCCGCATCCTCCAAACTGTCGGTCTCCCGCTTCCACCGCGGCCAAAAGGTCCATAAAGTTCTGCCTTCGGGCGCGACACTTTCTAACGATCCATCATCTTTGCAGGCGAAAAGAAACAAAATACCATTTTTCGGTCGGTTAGCAGTTCTCGGTAAAACACGTCACTGGGTTCGTACACATACCGTTGTTACTCTTGGCATGCGTTTTTAGGTCTTTTTAGGAGGTTACGTCGAGTTGCATGCATTGACACTTGAGTATTAAGTATTGAACATACACGTTAACATTGATGATTTCCTTGTTTCTTCTGATGCTGATTCATTTTGTGGGTCGAACATTCGGAGACAGATCATGCAGGTTATGTAGAACAGTTATGGACTTATATGCCCATGGACGCTGGAAGAGTACTTACTCGTGGACAATTTTTCGGTTTGAACAATCTTTTTTTAAGGGAATTATGGCAGTGGCAGATTTTTAGTTCACTAATCTCTTAAAAATTTACCTTCCATTTGAGGAAAAAAATCTTGGATGAAAGATGGAGGCTGAGAACTAATCACTGCTAGGAAGTGCAAGCTAACTTTAAGTTATACGTGCAATTTAATCCTAATTACCtattttatcatatttatatAAAGTACAGTAATATTTTCTTACttagtaaaattttaaaatgtttatttcaGTCCTAACAGAATATTTCCCAGAGAATCTGTTTCTTGGAAAAGGTGCTAAGGAGTGTTAACTTCGTCACTTTCAGAAGCTAAAGGATAGTGACATCAACTTAACCTTGAGTAGTCTTCTAAAGGTCATACGTTCAGTGTTAACATTCTTCAACttctatttattaattcttataACCACCTGATCTTATGAGCTTatgaaatattctaaatttttttgctACTTTCTATACATGAAAAGTATTGTACTTCCTCATGGCAAATGTTCTTAGTTACATCTCTCAAGTACGCTgttattttacatttgaaaaatataacctTGCAGTGTCACTCGAGGTCAAGATGATGTCATGGTGTCTGAGCGTCTTTCAAAGTGAACAACTTTTCTTCTTAGCACttcttaagaaatattttttgtatacaaTTATTTGTTAGGATTAAAGCTAAAACTTATTAAGACAAACACTGTATAATCTAATTGGATACAGTTTTTAAAACttactattaaatatattatacgaAGTACTGATTTTCAAGATTGTTCgtaaacataattattttatatcatatgagaaatttgaaattttacagtATTTAAAAACTTTGACTTACTAATAGTGTGTAAACAGAATCCATTAAAGTTTCACAACAATTCGCGTAGACATAACTTACTATACTATACTTTGGAAAGTGATGCTATATAAACAGAAGACGAAGGAATTTGCCAAGGTCAAATCGAAACGAAATTTTCGATGTATTAATATCGGTTTCGTAAACGAGGAAATTCCTTGTAAAATccatttaaaatatatgtaaacatGTACGATTTTATATAgtacattaaattataataatccaCTGCTATTTAACTTTTAAATCATCTTTTGTGAATGAATCTTACTTCAAACAAATTTACTGTGTATTtaactttaaataaattgttaaatcatTTTTTGTAATGAATGGTATATGACAGACTTTTAAATTATCTTCTGTGAATGAATTTCATTTCAAACAAATTTattgtgtatttaattttaaacaaattattaaatcattttttgcATTGAATGATATTtgacaaacttttaaattattttttgcaaatgtattttatttcaaacaaatttactgtgtgtttaattttgaataaattgttaaatcatTTTTTGTAATGAATAGTATATGACagacttttaaattattttttgtaaatgaatttcatttcaaacaaatttattgtgtatttaattttaaacaaattgttaaatcattttttgcattgaataatatttgacaaacttttaaattattttttgcaaatgaatttcatttcaaacaaatttcctgtgtatttaatttaaaacaaattataaaatcattttttgCATTGAATGATATTTGACAAaccttgtaattattttttgcaaatgaatttcatttcaaacaaatttcctgtgtatttaatttaaaacaaattataaaatcattttcTGTAGCTTTTATTTTGAAGGAATAGTCCAATCATTTTTTGCAGTGAATTTCATTTGAAACAATTTCAGATTTATTATCGAGAAATACAGTTGCCACGATGCAGCAGGAAATAAAACAGAAGCAAAGGAAGTAGAAAGTATCTCGGTAGAGGTCAAGGTAAAAAACGAAACGAGGTCATGGTTCACAAACGTCGACAAATTATCTTTGCACAGCAACGTATTAATGAACATTCACATGCAAAGAAGAATGCGTTGCATGAATAGTAGTTGACGTTATGTACACTTAGgaatatcgattatcgatcatGTTATCGCGGCTGGAAAAATCTTCCGCTTCTGTACGGTATCTCAACATGCAGAAATTATACGGCAATCGATTATTATACTCTTCGATGCTGTTAtaccacttttcaaatttatgttgaTATTTTACCTTGAAAacagaattaatatttttctaaatcaaTCTttgattcaattcaattttttctttagATAGATAGggatttatcaaatattttttatattgtaatatttattaataaatgttactACATTGTTGATATTTGTtatgtaatattatcaaccatgAGATATGAATTGTTTGCTATttca is from Megachile rotundata isolate GNS110a chromosome 2, iyMegRotu1, whole genome shotgun sequence and encodes:
- the LOC100876000 gene encoding uncharacterized protein LOC100876000 yields the protein MDVKLLTLLVFVCVASSTAEFRSPFFRTRRNDGSLESVAPEGRTLWTFWPRWKRETDSLEDAEREEADSIKSAMDPSPTFWPPRWKRETDSLEDTETEETDSTESTEPTTVSPRNKKKKPDSTTPKPSAPTPPKPKSRRRIKPTTEATPDSEETTPKPTTKPPKPKRRAKTPTTTPEPDSPEDSETTPEPDSEEDSDTTPKPDSEEDEDTTPKPESEEDEDTTPKPSKPKPKPKSPKSKPKAPKPDEPEEDNDSTPEPESEEDEDTTPKPSKPKPKPRSPKSKPKDPKPDEPSEEDNDSTPEPESEEDSTTPKPDSEEDDATPKPDSEEDDDKTPEPESEEDTTPKPSKPKPKPPSNKPKSRKPASKPKTPKPSEPSEEDTDVTPEPDSEEDSTTPKPDSEEDDDTTPESESEQDEDTTPKPSKPKPKPKSPKSKPKAPKPDEPSEEDNDSTPEPESEEDDDTTPKPDSEEDDDTTPKPDSEEDDTTPKPNKPKPKPPSNKPKSRKPASKPKAPKSNKPPEDEDDKAPEPDSEEDSTPKPDSEEDDDTTPKPDSEEDDDEKPEPESEEDDTTPKPSKPKPKSPSNKPKSRKPATKPKAPKSNKPSEEDDKTPEPESEEDDDTTPKPDSEEDDDTKPAPESEEDDDTKPEPESEEDDTTPKPSKPKPRPTSNRPKPKTPNSNKPSPKRSPSDDSDKPPKSEQPKPTRKPASPKRKPSSDPNDESDESEPSTSPPNKPASPKRAPTSNSPRKPSPKQTPTPKPTTPKKPSDSPLPSFNARFGPFDDDFGISVDMPEEPTQKPMSGPSPTSGPNPMSGPSPTTGPNPTTGPNPTSEPNPMSGQNPMSDPTLIISTNPVNLPPFTFPTFGNPGDFMPFNPYNFFNHYGLPNPNSIPTPGNFEGPGSNDGGAADAGAFASASASASSTAGASDTSYNNPMSFSFGGGFGESLANIANTANEPNMVNPEIPQFPGGQPFDHSSFAFPGYNFQDFQKQMEENFKRLQEQQQAIFDATNRIGDAGSIPGAHTAFSSINLGPEGGFQAGAINPVAPGVESRFGEQLPPPSGGTYGVFSSSSSHSMTGPDGKTVSRKVATTGVNDNGKITFRTVEE